From Brassica napus cultivar Da-Ae chromosome C7 unlocalized genomic scaffold, Da-Ae chrC07_Random_33, whole genome shotgun sequence, a single genomic window includes:
- the LOC106420917 gene encoding COX assembly mitochondrial protein 2 homolog isoform X2, whose amino-acid sequence MLVRPINLKKTLTRLCSRNSIDSVSTISAILSCISSNPLSRRGVSGHRYQIKIIEEFQKCHLDHPIGKFFGDCTELKVKLLHCFRQEKAVKRKVNFEQSKKLQERLKAIRKDENAET is encoded by the exons ATGTTAGTACGGCCCATTAATCTGAAGAAAACTTTGACCCGGCTCTGTTCTCGTAACTCCATCGACTCTGTTTCGACCATTTCAGCGATTCTGAGTTGTATTAGCTCAAATCCTCTCTCTCGCAGAGGAGTCTCAGGTCATCGATACCAAATCAAG ATAATTGAGGAATTCCAAAAGTGTCATTTAGATCATCCCATTGGAAAGTTCTTCGGAGACTGTACAGAGCTGAAAGTAAAGCTTCTTCATTGTTTCCGCCAAGAG AAAGCTGTGAAGCGGAAGGTAAATTTCGAACAAAGCAagaaacttcaagaaagacTTAAAGCTATAAGGAAAGACGAAAATGCAGAGACTTGA
- the LOC106420917 gene encoding COX assembly mitochondrial protein 2 homolog isoform X1 encodes MLVRPINLKKTLTRLCSRNSIDSVSTISAILSCISSNPLSRRGVSGHRYQIKNLKKKKKKREMHPPLTPHRHPMCVEIIEEFQKCHLDHPIGKFFGDCTELKVKLLHCFRQEKAVKRKVNFEQSKKLQERLKAIRKDENAET; translated from the exons ATGTTAGTACGGCCCATTAATCTGAAGAAAACTTTGACCCGGCTCTGTTCTCGTAACTCCATCGACTCTGTTTCGACCATTTCAGCGATTCTGAGTTGTATTAGCTCAAATCCTCTCTCTCGCAGAGGAGTCTCAGGTCATCGATACCAAATCAAG aacttaaaaaaaaaaaaaaaaaagagagagatgcATCCACCACTGACACCACACAGACATCCAATGTGTGTGGAG ATAATTGAGGAATTCCAAAAGTGTCATTTAGATCATCCCATTGGAAAGTTCTTCGGAGACTGTACAGAGCTGAAAGTAAAGCTTCTTCATTGTTTCCGCCAAGAG AAAGCTGTGAAGCGGAAGGTAAATTTCGAACAAAGCAagaaacttcaagaaagacTTAAAGCTATAAGGAAAGACGAAAATGCAGAGACTTGA
- the LOC106421012 gene encoding pentatricopeptide repeat-containing protein At4g21190-like, translated as MLSLRYSLPYLPQTKESTKLFSKRPNNAVVCAARGPRPRHPRVWKTRKRIGTISKSAKMIACIKELSNVKEEVYGALDSFIAWELEFPLVIVKKALAVLEDDREWKKIIQVTKWMLSKGQGRTMGTYFSLLNALAEDNRLDEAEELWSKLFMEHLEGTPRKFFNKMISIYYKRDMHHKLFEVFADMEELGVKPNISIVNMVGKVFLKLGMEDKYEKLVKKYPPPQWEFRYIKGRRVKVKAKQLNELSEGEGGFSSDEDNNGDEIESKSEMLLSDKEPNKVDEPVKESLQQDTKESFQD; from the exons ATGCTTAGCTTGAGATACTCGCTACCTTATCTTCCTCAAACAAAGGAATCAACCAAACTCTTCTCCAAGAGGCCTAACAATGCTGTG GTTTGTGCTGCGAGAGGTCCAAGGCCTCGACACCCTCGAGTATGGAAAACTAGGAAGAGGATCGGAACTATCTCCAAGTCTGCCAAAATGATTGCTTGT ATTAAAGAACTCTCAAACGTTAAAGAAGAAGTCTACGGAGCGCTTGACTCCTTCATCGCTTGGGAGCTAGAGTTCCCTCTCGTCATTGTCAAGAAGGCTTTAGCTGTTCTCGAAGACGATAGAGAGTGGAAGAAGATCATTCAGGTGACGAAGTGGATGCTGAGCAAAGGCCAAGGGAGAACAATGGGAACTTACTTCTCCTTACTAAACGCTTTAGCTGAAGATAACCGCCTCGATGAAGCTGAGGAGCTTTGGAGCAAACTCTTCATGGAGCATTTAGAAGGAACTCCGAGAAAGTTCTTCAACAAAATGATCTCTATTTATTACAAGAGAGATATGCACCACAAGCTCTTCGAG gTGTTTGCTGACATGGAGGAGCTTGGAGTGAAACCGAACATTTCGATTGTGAATATGGTTGGGAAAGTGTTTTTGAAACTTGGGATGGAGGATAAGTACGAGAAGCTTGTGAAGAAGTATCCTCCACCGCAGTGGGAGTTTAGGTACATCAAAGGAAGACGCGTTAAGGTCAAGGCAAAGCAGCTTAATGAGCTAAGCGAAGGTGAAGGAGGCTTTAGCAGCGATGAGGATAATAATGGTGATGAGATTGAGAGTAAATCTGAAATGTTGTTGTCAGATAAGGAACCAAACAAAGTTGATGAACCTGTAAAAGAATCATTACAACAAGACACCAAAGAGAGTTTTCAAgattga
- the LOC106421204 gene encoding ADP-ribosylation factor GTPase-activating protein AGD12-like isoform X2 has product MSYSAAGFGKPGSGKRRIRELLTQSDNRFCADCGAPDPKWASANIGVFICLKCCGVHRSLGTHISKVLSVTLDEWSDEEVDSMIEIGGNDSANSIYEAFLPDGFFKPGPDATHDQRLRFIRSKYEHQEFLKPSLRITSVKAPSTKSSSSYLSSSLSKKFMDSFRTNPSSQQPQLEGMVEFIGLLKVTLKKGTNLAVRDMMTSDPYVKLTLGQQTVQSTVKKSNLNPVWNEELMLSVPHDYGSVKLQVFDYDTFSADDIMGEAGIDIQPLITSAMAFGDPEMFGDMQIGKWLKSHDNALIEDSIINISDGKVKQEVHIKLQNVESGELELEVEWLSLES; this is encoded by the exons ATGAGTTATTCTGCAGCTGGATTTGGAAAGCCTGGCTCAG GTAAAAGGAGAATAAGGGAGCTCTTAACTCAATCCGATAACCGATTCTGCGCTGATTGTGGTGCCCCTGATCCTAAGTGGGC GTCAGCAAATATCGGAGTCTTCATATGCTTAAAATGTTGCGGTGTCCACAGAAGCCTTGGCACTCATATCTCAAAG GTCTTATCCGTGACATTAGATGAGTGGTCAGATGAAGAAGTCGATTCCATGATCGAAATTGGAGGCAATGACTCTGCCAATTCAATCTACGAGGCATTTCTACCTGATGGTTTCTTCAAGCCTGGACCTGATGCTACTCATGACCAACGTCTGAGGTTTATCAG ATCAAAATATGAGCACCAAGAGTTTCTGAAACCAAGCTTGCGGATCACATCCGTGAAGGCCCCTAGTACAAAGAGTTCATCATCATATCTTTCATCAAGCCTATCTAAAAAGTTTATGGACAGCTTTCGTACAAACCCATCATCACAGCAGCCG CAACTTGAAGGCATGGTTGAGTTCATTGGATTGTTGAAAGTTACTCTCAAGAAAGGTACCAATTTAGCTGTCCGAGATATGATGACAAGTGATCCCTATGTTAAGTTGACTTTAGGACAACag ACTGTACAATCAACTGTAAAGAAGAGCAACTTAAACCCGGTCTGGAACGAGGAACTCATGCTCTCTGTCCCTCATGACTATGGCTCAGTGAAgttg CAAGTGTTTGATTATGACACATTTTCTGCTGATGACATAATGGGAGAAGCTGGGATTGATATCCAACCTCTGATTACATCTGCCATGGCTTTTGGAGACCCTGAGATGTTTGGAGATATGCAGATTGGGAAATGGCTGAAGTCGCACGACAATGCTCTTATAGAGGATAGCATCATCAACATTTCAGATGGGAAAGTGAAACAAGAGGTTCATATCAAGCTTCAGAATGTTGAGTCTGGTGAATTAGAACTAGAAGTGGAGTGGTTGTCTCTTGAGTCTTGA
- the LOC106421204 gene encoding ADP-ribosylation factor GTPase-activating protein AGD12-like isoform X1: MFFLFPFIFFPSILCEFGSLFFRRAMSYSAAGFGKPGSGKRRIRELLTQSDNRFCADCGAPDPKWASANIGVFICLKCCGVHRSLGTHISKVLSVTLDEWSDEEVDSMIEIGGNDSANSIYEAFLPDGFFKPGPDATHDQRLRFIRSKYEHQEFLKPSLRITSVKAPSTKSSSSYLSSSLSKKFMDSFRTNPSSQQPQLEGMVEFIGLLKVTLKKGTNLAVRDMMTSDPYVKLTLGQQTVQSTVKKSNLNPVWNEELMLSVPHDYGSVKLQVFDYDTFSADDIMGEAGIDIQPLITSAMAFGDPEMFGDMQIGKWLKSHDNALIEDSIINISDGKVKQEVHIKLQNVESGELELEVEWLSLES; the protein is encoded by the exons ATGTTCTTCTTATTCCCTTTCATCTTTTTTCCATCGATTTTGTGTGAGTTTGGTTCTCT CTTTTTTAGAAGAGCAATGAGTTATTCTGCAGCTGGATTTGGAAAGCCTGGCTCAG GTAAAAGGAGAATAAGGGAGCTCTTAACTCAATCCGATAACCGATTCTGCGCTGATTGTGGTGCCCCTGATCCTAAGTGGGC GTCAGCAAATATCGGAGTCTTCATATGCTTAAAATGTTGCGGTGTCCACAGAAGCCTTGGCACTCATATCTCAAAG GTCTTATCCGTGACATTAGATGAGTGGTCAGATGAAGAAGTCGATTCCATGATCGAAATTGGAGGCAATGACTCTGCCAATTCAATCTACGAGGCATTTCTACCTGATGGTTTCTTCAAGCCTGGACCTGATGCTACTCATGACCAACGTCTGAGGTTTATCAG ATCAAAATATGAGCACCAAGAGTTTCTGAAACCAAGCTTGCGGATCACATCCGTGAAGGCCCCTAGTACAAAGAGTTCATCATCATATCTTTCATCAAGCCTATCTAAAAAGTTTATGGACAGCTTTCGTACAAACCCATCATCACAGCAGCCG CAACTTGAAGGCATGGTTGAGTTCATTGGATTGTTGAAAGTTACTCTCAAGAAAGGTACCAATTTAGCTGTCCGAGATATGATGACAAGTGATCCCTATGTTAAGTTGACTTTAGGACAACag ACTGTACAATCAACTGTAAAGAAGAGCAACTTAAACCCGGTCTGGAACGAGGAACTCATGCTCTCTGTCCCTCATGACTATGGCTCAGTGAAgttg CAAGTGTTTGATTATGACACATTTTCTGCTGATGACATAATGGGAGAAGCTGGGATTGATATCCAACCTCTGATTACATCTGCCATGGCTTTTGGAGACCCTGAGATGTTTGGAGATATGCAGATTGGGAAATGGCTGAAGTCGCACGACAATGCTCTTATAGAGGATAGCATCATCAACATTTCAGATGGGAAAGTGAAACAAGAGGTTCATATCAAGCTTCAGAATGTTGAGTCTGGTGAATTAGAACTAGAAGTGGAGTGGTTGTCTCTTGAGTCTTGA